A genomic stretch from Methylorubrum extorquens includes:
- a CDS encoding putative succinoglycan biosynthesis transport protein exoP (Evidence 3 : Putative function from multiple computational evidences; Product type t : transporter) — protein sequence MPRLRLSTDPSLPPSGGPGGPGDGLAVAQIGGVLRRSWAWIAVPTLVAAIGAGVFVQVVTPRYTGEAKVLLESRDPAFARTAAERTDQTQPIDEQAVASQVQVAMSRDIAREAIRSLKLVGNPEFDPEAEGSSAIRRTLMMLGLVSAPMDRPSEDRILESYLDHLLVYPVGKSRILAVEFRSRDPELAARGANTVADLYLASLEAASVDTARYASTWLGNNIANLRARVAEAEAKVEAFRTKHGLIGTGSSAAAQPLSSQQLSELSSQLSQARTIQADLTARAKLLKDMIKEGRAFEIPDVANNELIRRTVESRMAMRAQLALESRTLLPAHPRIKELTAQVQDLENQIKAAAERVVRTLENDAKIAGARVESLRAAVEGQQDVVAKGNTSEVELRALEREAKSQREQLESYLARYREAAARDAENASPANARVVSRAIVPDLPSFPKKLPIVAFATMLAFLLASAGVIGRHLLVTPAGPGGDRTGDEGEPLVQSTRTDRPRDFYPEPEPPPSRRPVYEPVYGGAYPASAAERFAPALAFAHSLRATATVHHPVFASTAPIGAEAAAQADGAKTDKEGFGVPAKSSASSADLDGLIARLENGTGQSQGRGQGRGPLAGPSKGGCVLVVETPRADGTPGLASNLARVLGPRYQTLLVDVNGVVSGPSEPGLTDLVAGAADFLDVIQPVRGSRLHAVKRGAAPLDVLVEEPQGLAIGLNALSQSYDWVLCRLDARHAEDGADLIPAVGPCMDSIVIASDAASDDPALISLYRLAKETGVARVVVARHGEDADLTPSLEGTPLRLSA from the coding sequence ATGCCGCGCCTCAGGCTGTCGACCGATCCGTCTCTTCCGCCCTCCGGTGGGCCCGGTGGGCCCGGCGATGGATTGGCGGTGGCGCAGATTGGCGGCGTCCTGCGCCGCTCCTGGGCCTGGATCGCCGTGCCGACGCTCGTGGCCGCGATCGGGGCGGGCGTCTTCGTGCAGGTCGTGACCCCGCGCTACACCGGCGAAGCCAAGGTTTTGCTGGAAAGCCGCGACCCCGCCTTCGCCCGCACCGCCGCCGAGCGGACGGACCAGACCCAGCCGATCGACGAGCAGGCCGTCGCGAGCCAAGTACAGGTGGCGATGTCGCGCGACATCGCCCGCGAAGCGATTCGCAGCCTGAAGCTGGTCGGAAACCCCGAATTCGATCCGGAGGCCGAGGGCAGTTCGGCGATCCGGCGCACGCTGATGATGCTCGGGCTCGTCTCGGCGCCGATGGATCGTCCGTCCGAGGATCGCATCCTCGAAAGCTACCTCGACCACCTGCTGGTCTATCCGGTCGGCAAGTCGCGCATCCTCGCCGTCGAGTTCCGCTCGCGCGATCCCGAACTCGCCGCGCGCGGCGCCAACACGGTGGCGGACCTCTACCTCGCCTCGCTGGAGGCGGCCTCCGTCGATACCGCCCGTTACGCCTCGACCTGGCTCGGCAACAACATCGCGAACCTGCGCGCCCGCGTGGCCGAAGCCGAAGCGAAGGTCGAGGCATTCCGCACCAAGCACGGCCTGATCGGCACGGGCAGCAGCGCGGCGGCTCAGCCGCTCTCGTCCCAGCAGCTCTCCGAATTGTCGAGCCAGCTCTCGCAGGCCCGCACGATCCAGGCGGACCTGACCGCCCGCGCCAAGCTCCTCAAAGACATGATCAAGGAAGGCCGTGCCTTCGAGATCCCCGATGTCGCCAACAACGAGCTGATTCGGCGAACCGTCGAGAGCCGCATGGCGATGCGTGCGCAGCTCGCCCTCGAATCGCGCACGCTGCTGCCGGCCCACCCGCGCATCAAGGAGCTGACGGCCCAGGTCCAAGATCTCGAGAATCAGATCAAGGCCGCCGCCGAGCGGGTGGTGCGTACTCTCGAGAACGACGCCAAGATCGCGGGCGCCCGGGTCGAGAGCCTGCGCGCGGCGGTCGAGGGCCAGCAGGACGTGGTCGCCAAGGGCAACACCAGCGAGGTGGAGCTGCGCGCCCTGGAGCGCGAGGCGAAATCCCAGCGCGAACAGCTCGAATCCTATCTCGCCCGCTACCGCGAGGCCGCCGCGCGTGATGCCGAGAATGCCAGCCCGGCCAATGCCCGCGTGGTGTCCCGTGCGATCGTGCCCGATCTGCCCTCCTTCCCCAAGAAGCTGCCGATCGTCGCCTTCGCCACGATGCTGGCCTTCCTGCTCGCGAGCGCAGGGGTCATCGGCCGCCATCTCCTCGTCACGCCGGCCGGGCCGGGCGGAGACCGCACCGGGGATGAGGGGGAGCCCCTCGTCCAAAGCACCCGGACCGATCGCCCCCGCGACTTCTATCCCGAGCCGGAGCCGCCCCCGTCGCGCCGCCCTGTCTACGAGCCGGTCTATGGTGGCGCCTATCCGGCCTCGGCGGCGGAACGCTTCGCGCCGGCCCTCGCCTTCGCCCATTCCCTGAGGGCGACAGCAACGGTGCATCACCCGGTCTTCGCCAGCACGGCGCCGATCGGAGCCGAGGCGGCCGCGCAAGCGGATGGGGCGAAAACGGACAAGGAAGGGTTCGGCGTCCCCGCCAAATCCTCCGCCTCCTCTGCAGATCTCGACGGGCTGATCGCCCGGCTGGAGAACGGAACGGGCCAGTCGCAGGGCCGGGGACAGGGCAGGGGGCCGTTGGCCGGGCCGTCCAAGGGGGGCTGTGTGCTCGTGGTCGAAACCCCGCGCGCCGACGGCACGCCCGGTCTCGCCTCCAATCTCGCCCGGGTGCTCGGTCCGCGCTACCAGACGCTGCTGGTCGATGTGAACGGTGTGGTCTCCGGGCCGTCCGAGCCGGGCCTGACCGATCTGGTCGCCGGTGCGGCCGACTTCCTCGACGTGATCCAGCCGGTGCGGGGTTCGCGTCTCCACGCGGTGAAGCGCGGCGCCGCGCCTCTCGATGTGCTGGTGGAGGAGCCGCAAGGCCTCGCCATCGGGCTCAACGCCCTGTCGCAGAGTTACGATTGGGTGCTGTGCCGCCTCGATGCGCGCCATGCCGAGGACGGTGCCGACCTCATTCCCGCGGTCGGACCCTGCATGGATTCGATCGTGATCGCCTCGGATGCGGCGTCCGACGACCCGGCTCTGATCTCGCTCTATCGCCTCGCCAAGGAAACCGGTGTGGCCCGGGTGGTGGTTGCCCGCCACGGCGAGGACGCGGACCTCACGCCGAGCCTGGAAGGGACGCCTCTGCGGCTTTCGGCCTGA
- a CDS encoding putative polysaccharide export protein (Evidence 3 : Putative function from multiple computational evidences; Product type t : transporter) — MAMQRRAFLLALPSVLALGGCLRPDFRTVDLDATGTGSIGTRYSLAAGDKLRVIVFGQDNLSNIYAVDGGGRIAMPLIGVVQVGGQTTAQAARLIESKLAAGYVREPHVTVEVDAYRPFYILGEVTTSGQYPYVNGMTVETAVAIAAGFGPRAARDYAVLTREGQGGLINGIVPMSYPVRPGDTIVVKERFF, encoded by the coding sequence ATGGCGATGCAGCGGCGCGCATTTCTCCTGGCCCTTCCGTCCGTCCTCGCGCTCGGCGGCTGCCTGCGTCCGGATTTCCGGACCGTCGATCTCGATGCCACCGGCACCGGTTCCATCGGCACGCGCTACTCTCTGGCGGCGGGCGACAAGCTTCGGGTCATCGTGTTCGGGCAGGACAACCTGTCCAACATCTACGCGGTCGATGGCGGCGGGCGGATCGCGATGCCGCTGATCGGCGTGGTTCAGGTCGGCGGGCAGACGACCGCTCAGGCCGCCCGGCTGATCGAATCGAAGCTCGCCGCCGGCTATGTGCGCGAGCCGCACGTGACGGTCGAGGTCGATGCCTACCGGCCCTTCTACATCCTCGGTGAGGTGACGACCTCGGGGCAATACCCTTACGTCAACGGCATGACCGTCGAGACGGCCGTGGCGATCGCCGCGGGCTTCGGCCCACGGGCGGCACGCGACTACGCGGTGCTGACCCGCGAGGGTCAGGGCGGGCTCATCAACGGCATCGTCCCGATGTCCTACCCGGTGCGGCCGGGCGACACGATCGTCGTCAAGGAGCGGTTCTTCTGA
- a CDS encoding glycosyl transferase (Evidence 3 : Putative function from multiple computational evidences; Product type e : enzyme), giving the protein MASPFAAPLTAALTPQGPAGHAIADLSSRVGTGERHCILHVFRAPVGGLFRHVIDLTRLQAEAGHAVGLVCDASTGGERAERTLADLAPYLALGVTRVSMRRNPHASDLHVLRTVRAQALAVGADVLHGHGAKGGVFARLAPLGSAGRGVIRAYTPHGGSYNYRPGTTLHRVYMAAEQVMARATDLFLFESEYVASRHAAFAGGSPRLERIVHNGIAEAEFAPVETADDPFDLVYVGELREAKGLPVLLRALARLRGQGRELRLLMVGSGPDTESIAAMAENLGLRHAIAFEPPQAIRPVLGRGRVMVVPSLAESLPYVVLEAAAAGQPLVATNVGGIPEIFGAFSSDLVPPGDCEALSTAILHILDEEPSRRQGRARALSNSLRTRFSMNRMATDVLCGYAAAFSAKRMRTASVPATA; this is encoded by the coding sequence GTGGCCTCTCCCTTCGCCGCTCCTCTGACCGCCGCCCTGACGCCACAGGGTCCGGCGGGTCACGCCATCGCGGACCTGTCGTCCCGCGTCGGCACCGGTGAGCGGCACTGCATCCTCCACGTGTTCCGGGCCCCCGTGGGCGGCCTGTTTCGCCATGTCATCGATCTCACCCGCCTCCAGGCGGAGGCCGGGCACGCCGTCGGCCTCGTCTGCGACGCCTCGACCGGCGGCGAGCGGGCCGAACGGACGCTGGCGGATCTGGCCCCCTACCTCGCTCTCGGCGTCACGCGCGTTTCGATGCGCCGGAACCCGCATGCGAGCGACCTTCACGTCTTGCGCACCGTGCGAGCGCAGGCCCTCGCCGTCGGCGCCGACGTGTTGCACGGCCATGGCGCGAAGGGTGGCGTCTTCGCCCGCCTCGCCCCGCTCGGCAGCGCCGGGCGCGGCGTGATCCGCGCCTATACCCCGCATGGCGGCAGCTACAACTACCGTCCGGGCACGACCCTGCACCGGGTCTACATGGCCGCCGAGCAGGTGATGGCGCGGGCGACCGACCTGTTCCTGTTCGAGAGCGAGTACGTCGCTTCGCGTCATGCCGCCTTCGCCGGAGGCTCGCCGCGCCTCGAGCGGATCGTCCATAATGGCATCGCAGAAGCCGAGTTTGCCCCGGTGGAGACGGCGGATGACCCGTTCGATCTCGTCTATGTCGGTGAACTGCGCGAGGCCAAGGGATTGCCGGTGCTGTTGCGGGCGCTCGCGCGTCTGCGGGGCCAGGGCCGCGAACTCCGGCTTCTGATGGTCGGCTCCGGGCCCGATACCGAGAGCATCGCCGCGATGGCCGAGAATCTCGGTCTGCGCCATGCCATCGCGTTCGAGCCGCCCCAGGCGATCCGGCCGGTGCTTGGACGCGGCCGCGTCATGGTGGTGCCGTCACTGGCGGAATCCTTGCCCTACGTCGTGCTGGAGGCCGCGGCGGCCGGTCAGCCCCTCGTGGCGACCAATGTCGGCGGCATCCCCGAAATCTTCGGGGCCTTCTCCTCCGATCTGGTCCCGCCCGGCGATTGCGAGGCTCTGAGCACCGCGATCCTCCACATCCTCGATGAGGAGCCATCGCGCCGGCAAGGTCGCGCACGGGCGCTCAGCAATTCGCTGCGCACCCGCTTCTCCATGAACCGCATGGCGACCGACGTGCTGTGCGGCTACGCCGCCGCCTTCAGCGCGAAACGCATGCGGACGGCGTCTGTCCCGGCGACCGCTTGA
- a CDS encoding putative glycosyl transferase (Evidence 3 : Putative function from multiple computational evidences; Product type e : enzyme): MNAIDVRDLLKVARENGALTSVPAPLALHSDQNSVSAPSAPIPAPTPPKGAWLSPVVLAGCVRLAEFCGLILLGLALHQALLRGVVPLAPRYHAAILAVTLAALGLFQASGSYRISAFRDLPRTAVKLATGWSIAFLMVAAAMVLAKVADHYSRIWLLSYYMAGLGILLGGRAALSAFVRMQMAKGRFDRRTAIVGGGPAAVELIHALEASSDNGIRIIGIFDDRGDDRSSTDVAGYPKLGNVSDLVTYARHAPVDLVVFTLPISAETRILQMLAKLSVLPVDIRLSAHATKLRLRPRAYSYLGGVPLLDVFDKPLADWDVILKGAFDRVVGLLLLLALSPAMIAVALAVKLTSPGPVLFRQKRYGFNNELIEIFKFRSMYVDLCDAGASQLVTKTDARVTPVGRFIRKTSLDELPQLFNVIRGDLSLVGPRPHAVQAKAANTLYDQVVDGYFARHKVKPGITGWAQINGWRGETDTSEKLQRRVEHDLHYIENWSILFDLKILLTTPLALFKTDNAY, encoded by the coding sequence ATGAACGCCATCGACGTTCGGGATCTGCTGAAGGTCGCGAGGGAGAACGGCGCGCTGACATCCGTGCCGGCGCCGCTCGCGCTCCACAGCGACCAGAATTCTGTCTCTGCTCCGTCCGCGCCGATCCCCGCGCCGACCCCGCCGAAAGGGGCTTGGCTGTCGCCGGTCGTGCTTGCCGGTTGCGTGCGGCTCGCCGAATTCTGCGGTCTGATCTTGCTTGGCTTGGCTCTGCATCAGGCCTTGCTGCGCGGCGTCGTACCGCTCGCCCCGCGCTACCACGCCGCCATTCTCGCAGTGACCCTGGCGGCGCTCGGACTGTTCCAGGCATCGGGCAGTTACCGGATCAGCGCATTCCGCGATCTGCCGAGAACGGCGGTGAAGCTCGCCACCGGCTGGTCCATCGCCTTCCTGATGGTGGCCGCGGCCATGGTGCTCGCCAAGGTCGCCGACCATTATTCCCGGATCTGGCTGCTCAGCTATTACATGGCGGGTCTCGGCATCCTGCTCGGCGGCCGCGCAGCGCTTTCGGCCTTCGTCCGCATGCAGATGGCCAAGGGGCGCTTCGACCGGCGTACCGCGATCGTCGGCGGCGGACCGGCGGCCGTGGAACTGATCCATGCCCTGGAAGCCAGCAGCGACAACGGCATCCGCATCATCGGGATCTTCGATGACCGGGGCGACGACCGATCCAGCACCGACGTCGCCGGCTACCCCAAGCTCGGCAATGTCAGCGACCTCGTCACCTACGCCCGCCACGCGCCCGTCGATCTCGTGGTGTTCACCCTGCCGATCTCGGCCGAGACGCGCATCCTGCAGATGCTCGCCAAGCTCTCGGTTCTGCCGGTCGACATCCGCCTCTCGGCCCACGCGACCAAGCTGCGCCTGCGCCCGCGCGCCTATTCCTATCTCGGCGGCGTGCCGCTGCTCGACGTGTTCGACAAGCCGCTGGCCGATTGGGACGTCATCCTGAAGGGCGCGTTCGACCGTGTCGTCGGCCTGCTGCTGCTGCTGGCCCTTTCACCGGCGATGATCGCCGTGGCGCTCGCGGTGAAGCTCACCTCGCCGGGGCCGGTGCTGTTCCGGCAGAAGCGCTACGGCTTCAACAACGAGCTGATCGAGATCTTCAAGTTCCGCTCGATGTATGTCGACCTCTGCGACGCGGGCGCATCGCAGCTCGTTACCAAGACCGATGCCCGGGTGACGCCCGTGGGCCGCTTCATCCGCAAGACATCGCTGGATGAGTTGCCGCAGCTCTTCAACGTGATCCGCGGCGATCTCTCGCTGGTCGGGCCGCGCCCGCATGCGGTCCAGGCCAAAGCGGCGAACACCCTCTACGATCAGGTGGTGGACGGGTACTTCGCCCGCCACAAGGTCAAACCCGGCATCACCGGCTGGGCGCAGATCAATGGCTGGCGCGGCGAGACCGACACCAGCGAGAAACTCCAGCGCCGGGTCGAGCACGACCTGCACTACATCGAGAATTGGTCGATCCTGTTCGACCTCAAGATCCTGCTCACCACGCCGCTCGCGCTCTTTAAGACCGACAACGCGTATTGA
- a CDS encoding protein of unknown function; putative exported protein (Evidence 5 : Unknown function): protein MRIALTLPVALAVLVTAGPALAVSCKDDISTVERRLNSAGAEQVTGKEPPGGVTSSNSPKALDKPPAGAPSDPSTKPTKAGVEEARTLLAKAKEQEKAGQETACQDTMTKVKEKAGALP, encoded by the coding sequence ATGCGCATTGCCCTGACCTTGCCCGTTGCCCTCGCCGTCCTCGTCACCGCAGGCCCCGCCCTGGCCGTCAGCTGCAAGGACGACATCTCCACGGTGGAGCGCCGGCTCAACAGCGCCGGTGCGGAGCAGGTGACCGGCAAGGAGCCGCCGGGCGGCGTCACCTCCTCGAACTCGCCCAAGGCCCTCGACAAGCCGCCGGCCGGCGCCCCGTCCGATCCCTCCACCAAGCCAACGAAGGCCGGTGTGGAAGAGGCGCGTACCCTGCTCGCCAAGGCGAAGGAGCAGGAGAAGGCCGGCCAGGAGACCGCCTGCCAGGACACCATGACCAAGGTGAAGGAGAAGGCCGGCGCGCTGCCGTAA
- a CDS encoding protein of unknown function (Evidence 5 : Unknown function) — protein sequence MTARFGRNSPRRPLRVPLCDASPTARRRAAGHEKGVRISRSAPLFVPHEASGNLADQIDQGRTSRAGQFPSVDGAIIVRVSGLELRLDGGKVFLLVEGAVVVRVELLEVGLADAALELLGIERAVLIRIELVEGSGAGGQGLLQIDRAVLVRIEGGDIDLRGRRRGGVGRSGDERSEQNGRGEAERHRGKLLIEEARRNRANGKIAETLATTIPQANMPPDERPFGLA from the coding sequence GTGACCGCTCGCTTCGGTCGGAACAGTCCTCGAAGGCCCCTCAGGGTTCCGCTCTGCGACGCTTCGCCCACGGCCCGGAGACGGGCCGCCGGACATGAGAAAGGGGTGCGGATCTCGCGATCCGCACCCCTTTTCGTACCGCACGAAGCGTCGGGAAATTTAGCGGATCAGATTGACCAGGGCCGAACCAGCCGGGCTGGCCAATTCCCTAGCGTCGATGGTGCCATCATTGTCCGGGTTAGCGGCCTTGAATTGCGCCTCGACGGCGGCAAGGTATTCCTTCTTGTCGAGGGTGCCGTCGTTGTCCGGGTCGAGCTTCTTGAGGTCGGCCTCGCTGACGCGGCCCTTGAGCTCCTTGGCATCGAGCGTGCCGTCCTTATCCGGATCGAGCTTGTCGAAGGCAGCGGAGCCGGCGGCCAGGGCCTCCTTCAGATCGATCGTGCCGTCCTTGTCCGGATCGAAGGCGGCGATATCGACCTTCGTGGTCGTCGTCGGGGCGGCGTAGGCCGGAGCGGCGACGAGCGCAGCGAGCAGAACGGCAGAGGAGAGGCGGAACGCCATCGGGGCAAACTCCTGATCGAAGAGGCCCGGCGAAACCGGGCAAACGGCAAAATCGCAGAGACGCTCGCGACCACCATACCTCAGGCAAACATGCCACCGGACGAGCGGCCGTTCGGCCTCGCTTAG
- a CDS encoding conserved protein of unknown function; putative exported protein (Evidence 4 : Unknown function but conserved in other organisms): MAFRLSSAVLLAALVAAPAYAAPTTTTKVDIAAFDPDKDGTIDLKEALAAGSAAFDKLDPDKDGTLDAKELKGRVSEADLKKLDPDNDGTLDKKEYLAAVEAQFKAANPDNDGTIDARELASPAGSALVNLIR; encoded by the coding sequence ATGGCGTTCCGCCTCTCCTCTGCCGTTCTGCTCGCTGCGCTCGTCGCCGCTCCGGCCTACGCCGCCCCGACGACGACCACGAAGGTCGATATCGCCGCCTTCGATCCGGACAAGGACGGCACGATCGATCTGAAGGAGGCCCTGGCCGCCGGCTCCGCTGCCTTCGACAAGCTCGATCCGGATAAGGACGGCACGCTCGATGCCAAGGAGCTCAAGGGCCGCGTCAGCGAGGCCGACCTCAAGAAGCTCGACCCGGACAACGACGGCACCCTCGACAAGAAGGAATACCTTGCCGCCGTCGAGGCGCAATTCAAGGCCGCTAACCCGGACAATGATGGCACCATCGACGCTAGGGAATTGGCCAGCCCGGCTGGTTCGGCCCTGGTCAATCTGATCCGCTAA
- a CDS encoding putative TonB-dependent receptor precursor (Evidence 3 : Putative function from multiple computational evidences; Product type rc : receptor), giving the protein MRVLRGSLIASVALLPGHVMAQGAGGGQAVTLEEISVVSNTPVAASRRVVATQTPSGLREVTVLDGIDRNKLPQNTSVLTSGDVSRVGFPSTVRALDERVGSISVNNAQGNPFQPTITYRGFEASPLGGSPQGVAVYLNGARFNTSFGDTVQWDLIPDIAVDRIELEGSNPAFGLNALGGSLAVTLKNGFTYQGSEINVLGGSFGRGAVAFQHGQRIDNIGLYVAGTKLGEDGWRKHSPSRLNQIYADLGVQGEKSEFHFNVIGASNSLTGNGTAPVELLKADRSDVFTYPDQTKNDFLRFQLSGTYDVTPTITVQGNAYYGLFRQRTANGDAADVENCEVDERFVCSEGADDNQFFLRDRTGSPVRTDRLRTFNFGGINPTFADRFDEGGPYAFLNQTRTSTDNFGATVQTVIRETLFGLPNRFVLGGQYDGGRTRFGADNSIGGLTLDRGFSPPGIVVSSDDGIITPVSVHTSNDYGGIYFSNNTDLTDRLTLTLQGRFNMAKIVLRDQIGTALNGDHYYQRFNPGVGATYKVIPDYLVAYGGYTEANRAPTPAELSCADPLAPCSLTNFFVGDPPLKQVVARTVEAGIRGRIPQPDEYFGGILSWKAGFFSTRNDDDILFVPAPDTIGRAFFRNVGSTKRQGVEASLFYNAPRWNAFIDYAFVDATFESPVELAAPGNPFNSAGGDESGVVLVRPGNRLPGVAPHQLKVGVQYQVTPEWRVGALARFATGKFLVGDPTNQNKTTGDFAVVGLNTSYRVASNIELYGYIENAFNANYATFGTFSPVNEVPIVRVPNATSNRSLAPGAPVAAFGGLRILFEPPPAAPVVEPFPLVRKG; this is encoded by the coding sequence ATGCGGGTGCTGCGAGGCAGCCTCATCGCATCGGTTGCACTGCTTCCGGGACATGTGATGGCGCAAGGCGCGGGCGGTGGACAGGCCGTGACGCTCGAAGAGATCAGCGTCGTCTCGAACACGCCGGTTGCGGCCTCGCGCCGGGTCGTCGCCACCCAGACCCCGTCGGGTCTGCGCGAAGTCACGGTCCTCGACGGCATCGACCGCAACAAGCTGCCGCAGAACACGAGCGTGCTGACCTCGGGCGACGTCTCGCGCGTCGGCTTTCCGAGCACGGTGCGGGCGCTCGACGAGCGCGTCGGCTCGATCAGCGTCAACAACGCCCAGGGCAATCCCTTCCAGCCGACGATCACCTATCGCGGCTTCGAGGCCTCGCCGCTCGGCGGCTCGCCGCAGGGCGTGGCCGTCTATCTCAACGGTGCCCGTTTCAACACCTCGTTCGGCGACACGGTGCAGTGGGATCTGATCCCCGACATCGCCGTCGATCGGATCGAGCTGGAGGGCTCGAACCCGGCCTTCGGCCTCAACGCGCTCGGCGGCTCGCTGGCGGTGACGCTCAAGAACGGCTTCACCTACCAGGGCAGCGAGATCAACGTGCTCGGCGGCTCGTTCGGCCGCGGCGCGGTGGCGTTCCAGCACGGCCAGCGCATCGACAATATCGGCCTCTACGTCGCCGGCACCAAGCTCGGCGAGGACGGCTGGCGCAAGCACTCGCCGTCGCGGCTCAACCAGATCTACGCCGATCTCGGCGTGCAGGGCGAGAAGAGCGAATTCCACTTCAACGTCATCGGTGCCAGCAACAGCCTGACCGGCAACGGTACCGCTCCGGTCGAGCTGCTGAAGGCCGACCGCAGCGACGTCTTCACCTATCCCGACCAGACCAAGAACGACTTCCTGCGCTTCCAGCTCTCCGGCACCTACGACGTCACGCCGACCATCACCGTGCAGGGCAACGCCTATTACGGCCTGTTCCGCCAGCGCACCGCCAACGGCGACGCCGCCGACGTGGAAAATTGCGAGGTCGATGAGCGTTTCGTCTGCTCCGAGGGCGCGGACGACAACCAGTTCTTCCTGCGTGACCGCACCGGCAGCCCCGTCCGGACCGACCGGCTGCGCACCTTCAACTTCGGCGGGATCAACCCGACCTTCGCCGACCGCTTCGACGAGGGCGGACCCTACGCCTTCCTCAACCAGACCCGTACCAGCACCGACAATTTCGGCGCTACGGTCCAGACCGTGATCCGCGAGACGCTGTTCGGCCTGCCGAACCGCTTCGTGCTCGGCGGCCAGTATGACGGCGGTCGCACCCGCTTCGGGGCCGACAACTCCATCGGCGGCCTGACCCTCGACCGCGGCTTCTCGCCTCCCGGCATCGTCGTCTCCAGCGACGACGGCATCATCACCCCCGTCTCGGTCCACACCTCGAACGATTACGGCGGCATCTACTTCTCGAACAACACCGATCTGACCGACCGGCTGACCCTGACGCTGCAGGGCCGGTTCAACATGGCCAAGATCGTCCTGCGCGACCAGATCGGCACGGCGCTGAACGGCGACCACTATTACCAGCGCTTCAACCCCGGCGTCGGCGCGACCTACAAGGTCATCCCCGACTACCTCGTGGCCTACGGCGGCTACACGGAAGCCAACCGCGCCCCGACCCCGGCCGAACTCTCCTGCGCCGATCCGCTGGCGCCCTGCTCGCTCACCAACTTCTTCGTCGGCGACCCGCCGCTGAAGCAGGTCGTGGCGCGCACCGTCGAGGCCGGTATCCGCGGCCGCATCCCGCAGCCCGACGAATATTTCGGCGGCATCCTGTCGTGGAAGGCCGGCTTCTTCTCGACCCGCAACGACGACGACATCCTGTTCGTGCCGGCCCCCGACACGATCGGCCGCGCTTTCTTCCGCAACGTCGGATCGACCAAGCGGCAGGGCGTCGAGGCGAGCCTGTTCTACAACGCGCCGCGCTGGAACGCCTTCATCGACTACGCCTTCGTCGATGCGACCTTCGAGTCGCCGGTCGAACTCGCCGCGCCCGGCAACCCGTTCAACAGCGCCGGCGGCGACGAGAGCGGTGTCGTGCTCGTGCGTCCGGGCAACCGCCTGCCCGGCGTCGCGCCGCACCAGCTCAAGGTCGGCGTGCAGTATCAGGTGACGCCGGAATGGCGGGTCGGCGCGCTCGCGCGCTTCGCCACGGGCAAGTTCCTCGTCGGCGATCCGACCAACCAGAACAAGACCACGGGCGATTTCGCGGTGGTCGGCCTCAACACGAGCTACCGCGTGGCGTCGAACATCGAACTCTACGGCTACATCGAGAACGCCTTCAACGCCAACTACGCCACCTTCGGCACCTTCTCGCCGGTGAACGAGGTTCCGATCGTCCGGGTGCCCAACGCCACCTCGAACCGCAGCCTCGCGCCCGGCGCGCCGGTGGCGGCCTTCGGCGGCCTGCGCATCCTGTTCGAGCCGCCGCCGGCCGCCCCCGTGGTGGAGCCGTTCCCGCTGGTCCGGAAGGGCTGA
- a CDS encoding protein of unknown function (Evidence 5 : Unknown function) codes for MSFPSPYHSCLRPVRAEPLPDVAEGGGQRQSLPGFYGTNYDETLKLPPARGVLATYFCRSVKDLRIKRQTSPGSFGKLRSALAARSDQDCAESLSPKNRDAPHPAASARPR; via the coding sequence TTGTCATTCCCCAGCCCTTATCATTCGTGCTTGCGGCCCGTTCGAGCGGAACCGTTGCCGGATGTTGCTGAAGGAGGGGGGCAACGACAATCGCTGCCAGGCTTCTACGGGACCAATTATGATGAGACGCTCAAGCTTCCGCCGGCGCGTGGTGTTCTGGCAACATATTTCTGCCGTTCCGTCAAAGACTTACGGATAAAAAGGCAGACTTCACCGGGATCATTCGGCAAGCTTCGATCGGCTTTAGCCGCCCGTTCCGACCAGGATTGCGCCGAGTCTCTATCGCCAAAAAATCGGGATGCCCCACATCCCGCCGCTTCGGCGCGACCAAGATAG